From Demequina lutea, a single genomic window includes:
- a CDS encoding HypC/HybG/HupF family hydrogenase formation chaperone codes for MAKVVEVHRGGRAVVEHASVENGAVHYAGRREEVLAITMADDDIEPGDWLVIHSGFALERISEARAIDALAIRATNPDNTNSNNTNPDPAASAAPHHQEMAP; via the coding sequence CGAGGTGCACAGGGGCGGGCGCGCAGTGGTGGAGCACGCGTCTGTCGAGAACGGTGCCGTTCACTACGCAGGCCGACGCGAGGAGGTGCTCGCCATAACCATGGCCGACGACGACATCGAGCCGGGGGACTGGTTGGTGATCCACTCCGGATTCGCGCTCGAGCGGATCTCCGAGGCGCGGGCGATCGACGCGCTGGCGATCCGTGCCACCAATCCCGACAACACGAACTCCAACAACACGAACCCCGACCCCGCGGCATCGGCCGCCCCACACCACCAGGAGATGGCGCCATGA
- a CDS encoding DMT family transporter: MTPTRNRGLALAAGTAVISGVSIWVNSSGVAAYGNPTAYTTAKNAASAVVIAAIFLAARRLRGADAVSLTRPSRPRQWWGLLYVAILGGAVPFVLFFGGLASTASTQAAFLHKTLIVWVALLAVPLLKEKFTPWHGAAIALLLLGQLGLAGAVSFAPDAGIVMIGAATLMWAVEIVATKRLLVGITPWTVSLVRMGGGSLALLAWAAATGALGGVMPHTSSQWAWVALTGVLLAGYVLTWHQALWRAPAVDVTAVLVLGAIVTAVLAGVFDGAPLAAKAPWLALLAAGGLLVWLAPKPVPVPVEQRALT, translated from the coding sequence ATGACCCCCACCCGTAACCGCGGCCTCGCACTCGCTGCCGGCACGGCAGTGATCTCCGGAGTGTCCATCTGGGTCAACTCGAGCGGCGTGGCCGCCTACGGCAACCCCACCGCGTACACCACCGCCAAGAACGCCGCCTCGGCCGTGGTCATCGCCGCAATCTTCCTTGCCGCGCGCCGCCTCCGCGGGGCCGACGCGGTATCCCTCACGCGCCCCTCCCGGCCCCGACAATGGTGGGGTCTGCTGTATGTGGCGATCCTCGGTGGCGCAGTGCCGTTCGTGCTGTTCTTCGGCGGGCTCGCCTCGACGGCGTCCACTCAGGCCGCGTTCCTGCACAAGACGCTCATCGTGTGGGTCGCGCTGCTCGCCGTGCCGCTGCTCAAGGAGAAGTTCACGCCGTGGCACGGTGCCGCGATCGCCCTGCTGCTGCTGGGCCAACTGGGGCTCGCCGGCGCCGTCTCGTTCGCCCCCGACGCCGGCATCGTCATGATCGGCGCCGCGACCCTGATGTGGGCCGTCGAGATCGTCGCCACCAAGCGTTTGCTCGTTGGCATCACGCCGTGGACCGTGTCCCTAGTGCGTATGGGCGGAGGCTCCCTCGCATTGCTCGCGTGGGCCGCCGCGACCGGCGCGCTCGGCGGCGTGATGCCCCACACCTCCTCGCAATGGGCGTGGGTAGCGCTCACCGGGGTTTTGCTTGCCGGCTACGTGCTCACGTGGCACCAGGCGCTGTGGCGCGCGCCCGCCGTCGACGTCACCGCCGTGCTGGTGCTGGGCGCCATCGTGACCGCGGTGCTCGCGGGCGTCTTCGACGGTGCGCCGCTGGCCGCGAAGGCGCCGTGGCTCGCGCTCCTCGCCGCGGGTGGCTTGCTCGTGTGGCTCGCGCCCAAGCCCGTCCCTGTCCCCGTCGAGCAGCGAGCCCTCACATGA